In Persicimonas caeni, a single window of DNA contains:
- a CDS encoding BON domain-containing protein, with protein MAPRQHDRESERQPEHGPSWRAGAHGGRAEQSPDDYHVPYFREPASTGWHDSDLGPDASPDDFDDINAMGDERGTSHRARRADASERSRHDEGQTPREELHRSPEKMSRHRDSGRRRDPYDFSKAGPYSTPPPYRTGGPDYLGREETYERGGEHFIGRGPKDYERSPERIREDICERLTFSPYVDASETKIQVLENGLVHLTGRVDSRRTKRIVEDICDTVYGVRDVKNELEIDESQSRS; from the coding sequence ATGGCACCACGCCAACACGATAGAGAGTCCGAACGACAACCCGAACACGGCCCGTCTTGGCGCGCAGGCGCTCACGGCGGTCGCGCCGAGCAATCACCCGACGATTATCACGTCCCCTATTTCAGAGAACCCGCTTCGACCGGCTGGCACGACAGCGATCTGGGCCCGGATGCCTCGCCCGACGATTTCGACGATATCAACGCAATGGGCGACGAACGCGGTACCAGTCATCGCGCGAGACGAGCGGATGCATCCGAACGCTCGCGCCACGATGAAGGGCAGACGCCCCGAGAAGAGTTACATCGCTCCCCCGAGAAGATGTCGCGCCACCGCGACTCGGGACGCCGCCGTGATCCGTACGATTTTTCGAAGGCGGGCCCCTACTCTACGCCGCCCCCTTATAGAACGGGTGGACCCGACTATCTGGGTCGCGAGGAGACCTACGAGCGCGGCGGGGAGCACTTTATCGGCCGTGGCCCCAAGGACTACGAGCGCTCGCCGGAGCGAATTCGCGAAGATATCTGCGAGCGACTCACCTTCAGCCCCTACGTCGACGCCTCGGAGACCAAGATTCAGGTGCTCGAAAACGGCCTCGTCCACCTGACGGGACGCGTCGACTCACGTCGCACTAAACGCATCGTCGAGGATATTTGCGACACAGTGTATGGCGTGCGCGACGTCAAGAATGAACTCGAGATCGACGAGTCTCAGTCCCGCTCCTAA
- a CDS encoding IS701 family transposase: MDTTTPALSDFRDFDAFVDYAFDGIGYKTTRDNLGLYVQSRLLTIDRKNSEVSGAHLAPAPHKADAYRQKLTRSTLNEWPTEAVTERLWALAYQIMPNASAWIIDSSGIPKKGDKSVGVAHQYCGELGKLANCQVLVSVHLSTSTLSLPLIMDLFLPEEWAFDPDRRAEVGVPEDIEFRSKPQMAVDQIDRLLDAGCAQKVVVADADFGANQEFRKSLQMRGLEYMGGTRKNVTVMRPNKLRHHDQEAMSLFEVAKALPDKAFCTITWREGTKGELSSRFAALRVVPAQGRHFGKELEEEQWLLIEWPEGEKEPRHYWFSNLSQRTSIRRLVRLAMLRWRIERDYQDLKQELGLKDYQGRMWRGFHHHLVLCMAAMYYLALHRQVFPPEARAVDWPRQAKP, translated from the coding sequence ATGGATACGACCACGCCTGCGCTTTCGGACTTTCGCGACTTCGATGCTTTCGTCGACTACGCCTTCGATGGCATCGGATACAAGACCACGCGAGATAACCTGGGTCTGTATGTCCAGTCGCGCCTGCTGACGATCGACCGCAAAAACAGCGAGGTCTCGGGCGCTCATCTGGCACCAGCGCCGCACAAGGCGGATGCCTATCGCCAGAAGCTGACCCGCTCGACGCTCAATGAGTGGCCTACCGAGGCGGTCACTGAGCGGCTCTGGGCGCTGGCCTACCAGATCATGCCCAATGCCAGTGCCTGGATTATCGACTCGTCGGGGATTCCCAAGAAGGGCGACAAAAGCGTGGGCGTGGCCCATCAGTACTGCGGCGAGCTTGGCAAACTGGCCAACTGTCAGGTCTTGGTCAGCGTGCATCTGTCGACCTCGACCTTGAGCCTGCCGCTGATCATGGACCTGTTTTTGCCCGAGGAGTGGGCTTTCGATCCAGACCGGCGAGCCGAAGTTGGTGTGCCTGAAGACATCGAGTTTCGCTCCAAGCCTCAAATGGCGGTCGACCAGATCGACCGCCTCCTCGATGCCGGCTGCGCCCAGAAGGTCGTGGTGGCTGATGCCGACTTTGGGGCCAATCAGGAGTTTCGAAAGAGCCTGCAGATGCGAGGCCTCGAGTACATGGGCGGCACACGAAAGAATGTGACGGTCATGCGGCCCAATAAGCTTCGTCACCACGACCAGGAGGCAATGTCCCTTTTTGAGGTGGCCAAAGCCTTGCCTGACAAAGCTTTTTGCACCATCACCTGGCGCGAGGGCACCAAGGGCGAGCTTAGCTCGCGCTTTGCCGCTCTTCGCGTCGTACCTGCTCAGGGTCGCCATTTCGGGAAAGAACTCGAAGAAGAGCAATGGCTTCTCATCGAGTGGCCCGAGGGCGAAAAGGAGCCGCGCCACTACTGGTTTTCGAACCTCTCGCAGCGTACCTCGATCAGACGACTTGTCCGTCTGGCCATGCTGCGCTGGAGAATCGAGCGTGACTACCAAGACCTGAAACAGGAGCTTGGCCTCAAGGACTACCAGGGCCGGATGTGGCGCGGGTTTCACCATCATTTGGTCCTGTGCATGGCCGCGATGTACTACCTGGCGCTTCACCGCCAGGTTTTTCCCCCTGAAGCGCGCGCCGTCGATTGGCCGCGTCAGGCGAAACCTTGA
- a CDS encoding TerB family tellurite resistance protein, whose protein sequence is MPWNKLREELAQSDVISDFTLEESRAFVDLAVLVMMIDEQVTTDELEELSDQLAALPFEDAEEIERELGDQIAYARKTVDELLDDKDQIDSYIAETAAKIDGDDHRQHVLELLAVLAYSDEVDIQETDICHRVGKAFGFDEKRIEDALMDGALGRVGA, encoded by the coding sequence ATGCCCTGGAACAAACTTCGCGAAGAACTCGCCCAGTCGGACGTCATCAGTGACTTTACCCTCGAAGAGAGCCGCGCCTTTGTCGACCTGGCCGTGCTGGTCATGATGATCGACGAGCAGGTGACCACCGATGAACTTGAGGAGCTCAGCGACCAGCTCGCTGCGCTTCCCTTCGAGGATGCCGAGGAGATCGAGCGTGAGCTGGGCGACCAGATCGCCTATGCGCGCAAGACCGTCGACGAGCTGCTCGACGACAAAGACCAGATCGACTCGTATATCGCCGAGACCGCCGCCAAGATCGACGGGGACGATCACCGCCAGCACGTGCTCGAACTGTTGGCTGTGCTCGCCTACAGCGACGAAGTCGACATCCAGGAGACCGACATCTGCCATCGCGTCGGCAAGGCCTTTGGCTTCGACGAGAAGCGTATCGAAGACGCGCTGATGGACGGAGCGTTGGGTCGCGTCGGCGCCTAA
- a CDS encoding crotonase/enoyl-CoA hydratase family protein, translating into MPILYEKDGPLARITLNRPDKLNAIDEEMPRALQAAVERANRDDDVRVIVLSGAGRAFCSGYDLEIFAESPRPCPGSQEMPWDPMVDYRLMSENTRCFMSLWRGHKPVVCKVHGFAVAGGSDIALCSDIIVMAEDAKIGYPPARVWGCPTTAMWVYRLGAERAKRMLLTGDLIDGKEAERIGLVSEAVPADELDTTVEKLAERMASVPLNQLMMHKMLVNQAYSNMGMESTQMLATLFDGIARHTPEGVAFKERAEQEGFKAAVEERDED; encoded by the coding sequence ATGCCCATCCTCTACGAAAAAGACGGCCCCTTGGCCCGCATCACCCTCAACCGCCCCGACAAGCTCAACGCCATCGACGAAGAGATGCCGCGCGCCCTGCAAGCAGCCGTCGAGCGCGCCAATCGCGACGACGACGTGCGCGTGATCGTGTTATCGGGCGCCGGCCGCGCCTTCTGCAGCGGCTACGACCTCGAGATCTTCGCCGAGAGCCCGCGGCCCTGCCCCGGCAGCCAAGAGATGCCGTGGGACCCGATGGTCGACTATCGGCTGATGTCGGAGAACACGCGTTGTTTTATGAGCCTGTGGCGCGGCCACAAGCCGGTGGTGTGCAAGGTGCACGGCTTTGCGGTGGCCGGCGGCAGCGACATCGCGCTGTGCAGCGACATCATCGTGATGGCCGAGGACGCCAAGATTGGCTACCCGCCGGCGCGCGTGTGGGGGTGTCCGACGACGGCGATGTGGGTCTACCGACTGGGCGCCGAGCGCGCCAAGCGGATGCTGTTGACCGGAGACTTGATCGACGGAAAGGAGGCCGAGCGTATCGGCCTAGTCAGCGAGGCAGTCCCCGCCGACGAACTCGACACCACGGTCGAAAAACTCGCCGAGCGCATGGCCTCGGTGCCGCTCAACCAGCTCATGATGCACAAAATGCTGGTCAATCAGGCCTACTCGAACATGGGCATGGAGAGCACGCAGATGTTAGCCACGCTCTTCGACGGCATCGCTCGGCACACGCCCGAAGGGGTGGCGTTCAAAGAACGCGCCGAGCAGGAAGGGTTCAAAGCCGCCGTCGAAGAGCGCGACGAAGATTAG
- a CDS encoding arrestin family protein, producing the protein MSDPTLWIELDDDQRQFEPGDKIVGTVFVRVDQPHPQARVRLCREWRTSGRARPRSGGRDEILLFEGEWDSAGTYKYPFIFHVPPGPYTFHGRLLRVDWFLGAQVELDATKAASAEERFDVEAAGDEREFIVGDTSSTDGGAGSELSGAHRVLWILGTVLLAAVGLWLLYPNVAALPGASWATLAASIGSLVLAAWSAHALYRRGRDDGDTALTAPTDEDYQVEPGDHVSFVVELQPNFKTTPKGVTAFLKGFEHVIFDDGDNTHADIHRFYEESISIEPLDEGALQRGHKSSFRVSFRMPSDAPYSFSCPNAAVAWAVEVHVDIGTWPDWRRDFPLVVRPCVGDGQLRRAASGPVRGELG; encoded by the coding sequence GTGAGCGACCCGACACTCTGGATCGAGCTTGACGACGATCAGCGCCAATTCGAGCCAGGCGACAAGATCGTCGGCACGGTATTCGTGCGCGTCGACCAGCCCCACCCGCAGGCGCGCGTCCGTCTGTGCCGAGAATGGCGCACTTCGGGTCGAGCACGGCCACGGAGCGGCGGGCGCGACGAAATCTTGTTATTCGAAGGAGAATGGGACAGCGCCGGCACCTACAAATACCCGTTTATCTTCCACGTCCCCCCGGGCCCCTACACCTTCCACGGCCGCCTGCTGAGGGTCGACTGGTTTCTGGGCGCCCAGGTCGAACTCGACGCTACCAAGGCGGCTTCAGCCGAAGAGCGGTTCGACGTCGAAGCGGCCGGCGACGAGCGCGAGTTCATCGTAGGTGACACCTCATCGACAGACGGCGGCGCCGGCAGCGAGCTTTCCGGGGCACACCGCGTGCTCTGGATTCTCGGAACGGTGCTGCTCGCCGCGGTCGGCCTGTGGCTGCTCTACCCCAACGTCGCCGCCCTGCCCGGCGCGAGTTGGGCCACGTTGGCTGCGTCCATCGGAAGCCTCGTGCTCGCAGCCTGGTCGGCCCATGCCTTGTACCGGCGAGGCCGCGACGACGGCGACACCGCGCTGACCGCGCCGACCGATGAGGATTACCAGGTCGAGCCGGGCGACCACGTCTCCTTCGTCGTCGAGCTGCAACCCAACTTCAAAACCACGCCCAAGGGGGTGACAGCCTTCCTCAAGGGCTTCGAGCACGTGATCTTCGACGACGGCGACAACACCCACGCCGACATCCACCGCTTCTACGAGGAGTCGATCTCGATCGAGCCCCTCGACGAGGGCGCGCTGCAGCGCGGACACAAGAGCTCGTTTCGCGTCAGCTTCCGCATGCCCTCCGATGCGCCCTACTCGTTCTCCTGCCCCAACGCGGCCGTGGCGTGGGCGGTCGAGGTGCACGTCGATATCGGCACGTGGCCCGACTGGCGCCGAGACTTCCCGCTCGTGGTGCGCCCCTGCGTGGGTGACGGGCAGCTTCGCAGGGCGGCTTCGGGGCCGGTGCGCGGAGAGCTTGGGTAG
- a CDS encoding cysteine desulfurase family protein, which produces MNRIYLDWNATAPVLPEAREAMVEALSGVPGNASSVHHEGQIARTVVERARRAVAKAVNAPAQAVVLTGGATESNNQVLRHHVRVTDEPFVICTAVEHPSVIEVVRDLEQEGVRCAIWPVDAKGRLDLGWLEAKLDEGATLVSVMWANNEIGNVYPIAEIAELVHDKGATLHVDGTQALGRIPVDFNGADIDYMTLSFHKMGGPKGIGAIVLREGIKIEAILAGGHQERGRRPGTENVPAAAGLVGAMAALGEQGDAWREALQRKRALFLEALTEQAPGLELRGDLEHTLPNTLNVAFEGIDGEDFLLAADLEGVSASSGSACTAGSLEPSHVVLAMGFEHDDARRSVRFSFGPATPDEDLMEAARRVGAIVERLSALMV; this is translated from the coding sequence ATGAACCGCATTTATCTCGACTGGAACGCCACCGCCCCCGTCTTGCCGGAGGCGCGCGAAGCAATGGTAGAGGCGCTCTCCGGGGTCCCGGGGAACGCATCGAGCGTGCATCACGAGGGGCAAATCGCCCGCACGGTCGTCGAGCGCGCTCGGCGCGCGGTCGCCAAAGCTGTCAACGCCCCCGCTCAGGCGGTGGTGCTGACCGGCGGTGCGACCGAGTCCAACAACCAGGTGCTTCGCCATCACGTGCGCGTGACCGACGAGCCGTTCGTCATCTGCACGGCCGTGGAGCACCCGTCGGTCATCGAAGTCGTGCGCGACCTGGAGCAAGAGGGCGTGCGCTGTGCGATATGGCCGGTCGACGCCAAGGGGCGGCTCGACCTGGGCTGGCTCGAGGCCAAGCTCGACGAGGGCGCCACCTTGGTGAGCGTGATGTGGGCGAATAACGAGATCGGCAACGTGTATCCTATCGCCGAGATCGCCGAGCTCGTCCACGACAAGGGCGCGACCCTCCACGTCGACGGCACGCAGGCGCTGGGGCGGATTCCGGTCGACTTCAACGGGGCCGATATCGACTACATGACGCTGTCGTTCCACAAGATGGGCGGTCCCAAGGGGATCGGCGCCATCGTGCTCCGCGAAGGGATCAAGATCGAGGCGATCTTGGCCGGCGGTCACCAAGAGCGAGGACGCAGGCCGGGAACCGAGAACGTGCCGGCTGCCGCCGGTCTCGTCGGCGCGATGGCCGCGCTGGGCGAGCAGGGCGATGCCTGGCGCGAGGCGTTGCAGCGAAAGCGCGCGCTCTTTTTGGAGGCGCTCACCGAGCAGGCCCCCGGCCTCGAGCTTCGGGGCGACTTGGAGCATACGTTGCCGAACACGCTCAACGTCGCCTTCGAGGGCATCGACGGCGAAGACTTTTTGCTGGCCGCCGATCTCGAAGGCGTGTCGGCCTCCAGCGGGTCGGCGTGCACGGCCGGTTCGCTCGAGCCGAGTCACGTGGTGCTGGCGATGGGCTTCGAGCACGACGACGCGCGTCGTTCGGTGCGCTTTAGTTTTGGGCCGGCCACCCCCGACGAGGACCTAATGGAGGCCGCGCGCCGCGTCGGTGCGATCGTCGAGCGGCTCTCGGCCTTGATGGTTTGA
- the mnmA gene encoding tRNA 2-thiouridine(34) synthase MnmA — protein sequence MPPLLEDDEQIRGAVKGRVVVAMSGGVDSSVAAALLAEAGYDTVGISMRLYATPQENYSKSCCSPDDLFDARTVASSLGMPFYVANYQEAFRERVVDYFIEEYRRGRTPNPCVACNNHLKFDILLKRSLALGSKYLATGHYARIDRSGDRVVLKKGLDDNKDQSYFLFGIPREALPRIIFPLGGLEKDEVRAEAHRLELETADKPESHEICFVAGGDYKDFVAARLAQEEKTPGRIVHTSGEVLGEHDGIHNFTIGQRKGLGLSYHEPLYVQAIRPNDGTVVVGPKGEAFSRGLVAEECNWLSFERPSGPMECEVKIRYRSEAVPALVTVGADAKTAFVEFADPQRAVTPGQAAVFYRGDEVLGGGWIEEARD from the coding sequence ATGCCCCCGCTGCTCGAAGACGACGAGCAAATTCGCGGGGCCGTCAAAGGCCGGGTGGTCGTCGCCATGAGCGGCGGCGTGGATAGCTCTGTGGCCGCCGCGCTCTTGGCGGAGGCCGGCTACGATACGGTCGGCATCTCCATGCGCCTGTATGCCACGCCCCAGGAGAACTACTCCAAGAGTTGCTGCTCGCCGGACGACTTGTTCGACGCGCGCACCGTGGCGAGTTCGCTGGGCATGCCGTTTTACGTGGCCAACTACCAGGAAGCGTTCCGCGAGCGCGTCGTCGATTATTTCATCGAGGAGTACCGCCGCGGCCGCACGCCCAACCCGTGTGTGGCGTGCAACAACCACCTGAAGTTCGACATCCTGCTCAAGCGCTCGTTGGCGCTGGGCTCGAAGTATCTGGCCACCGGCCACTACGCGCGCATCGACCGCTCCGGCGACCGCGTGGTGCTCAAGAAGGGATTGGACGACAACAAAGACCAGTCGTACTTCCTGTTCGGCATCCCGCGCGAGGCGCTGCCGCGGATCATCTTTCCGCTGGGCGGCCTCGAAAAGGATGAGGTGCGAGCCGAGGCCCATCGTCTCGAACTCGAGACCGCCGACAAGCCCGAGAGCCACGAAATTTGCTTTGTGGCCGGAGGAGACTACAAAGACTTCGTCGCCGCGCGCTTGGCCCAAGAGGAGAAGACGCCCGGAAGGATTGTGCACACCTCCGGCGAGGTGCTGGGCGAGCATGACGGCATCCACAACTTCACCATCGGCCAGCGCAAAGGCCTGGGGCTGAGCTACCACGAGCCGCTGTACGTGCAGGCGATTCGCCCCAACGACGGCACCGTTGTCGTCGGCCCCAAAGGCGAGGCGTTTAGCCGCGGACTGGTCGCCGAGGAGTGCAACTGGCTCTCCTTCGAGCGCCCCAGCGGCCCGATGGAGTGTGAGGTCAAGATTCGCTACCGCAGCGAAGCCGTGCCCGCGCTGGTGACGGTGGGCGCAGACGCCAAGACGGCGTTTGTCGAGTTCGCGGACCCGCAGCGGGCGGTCACGCCCGGGCAGGCCGCGGTCTTCTATCGTGGCGATGAAGTGTTGGGCGGCGGCTGGATCGAAGAGGCGCGCGACTAA
- the rnc gene encoding ribonuclease III: protein MTAETRQNASDEAFDHTEALEELEEKLGYRFEDRTVLERALTHRSFANEVEQNAGDNQRLEFLGDAVLGLIVANELFHRDREVQEGALSTRQAQMVCEPTLADLARELELGRFLRLGRGESTSGGRDKSSLLADAYEALLAAIYLDGGLDAAQEVVIGHLGEALREVHETSAPTDYKSRLQTVVQREKSVQPHYRIIDESGPPHDKVFVAEVCVDGRPLGAGRGRSKKEAEQHAAEEALETLGADHGSD from the coding sequence ATGACTGCAGAGACTCGACAGAACGCGAGCGACGAAGCCTTCGATCATACCGAGGCGCTCGAAGAGCTCGAAGAGAAGCTGGGCTATCGGTTCGAAGACCGCACCGTGCTCGAGCGTGCTCTGACCCATCGTTCGTTTGCCAACGAGGTCGAGCAGAACGCCGGGGACAACCAGCGTCTGGAGTTTCTGGGCGATGCGGTCTTGGGCCTCATCGTGGCCAACGAGCTCTTCCACCGCGACCGGGAGGTCCAGGAAGGGGCACTTTCGACGCGCCAGGCCCAGATGGTCTGCGAGCCGACGCTCGCCGATCTGGCCCGCGAGCTGGAGTTAGGGCGTTTCCTGCGCCTCGGCCGCGGCGAGTCGACCTCGGGCGGCCGCGACAAGAGTAGCCTGCTGGCCGACGCCTACGAGGCGCTGCTCGCCGCGATTTACCTCGATGGCGGGCTCGACGCGGCCCAAGAGGTCGTCATCGGCCATCTGGGCGAGGCGCTTCGCGAGGTGCACGAGACCTCGGCGCCGACCGACTACAAGAGCCGCCTGCAGACGGTTGTGCAGCGCGAGAAGTCGGTGCAGCCGCACTATCGCATCATCGACGAGTCGGGCCCTCCGCACGACAAGGTTTTTGTAGCAGAAGTATGCGTCGACGGCCGCCCCCTTGGGGCCGGTCGCGGCCGCTCCAAAAAAGAGGCAGAGCAGCACGCTGCCGAAGAAGCACTCGAAACCCTCGGCGCCGACCACGGGTCGGACTGA
- a CDS encoding twin-arginine translocase TatA/TatE family subunit gives MFGGFGTTELIIILVLAFMIFGVGKLPQVAKMLGSGVNSFRKGLNGEDEDESEEPKKKEPELLEEDKSAKPAATEQQRQAERSESW, from the coding sequence ATGTTTGGTGGATTCGGAACAACCGAGCTCATTATCATTCTCGTCCTCGCCTTCATGATCTTCGGCGTGGGCAAGTTGCCCCAGGTCGCCAAGATGCTCGGCTCGGGCGTCAACAGCTTCCGCAAAGGCCTCAACGGCGAAGACGAGGACGAATCGGAAGAGCCCAAGAAGAAGGAGCCCGAGCTGCTCGAAGAGGACAAGTCGGCCAAGCCGGCGGCCACCGAGCAGCAGCGACAGGCTGAACGATCCGAGAGCTGGTAA
- a CDS encoding YicC/YloC family endoribonuclease: MTIRSMTGYATASAQAQGWVVSVEARSVNHRGLDMRLSVPRECSWLEAKITELIRKRMHRGRVQVRVELDFDEAAEDVEVSYIDEARFGAVCHELRELSKTTATGPMTLRDVLEFRHVFENKSVAEISEDNAALMPAVESAIDGLVDSREQEGQGIADDLQGHLDSLGTNLGRLEELLPEEMKAYRARLKERVTEAVAEFGAGDIDDEKLAQELAYYADKADVSEELQRAKSHVEKLGGILRGEGGEEGVGKTIDFYLQELIRETNTMGSKSNSAKGTDIVIEMKSTVERMREQAANIE; this comes from the coding sequence ATGACCATTCGCAGTATGACCGGCTACGCGACCGCGAGCGCGCAGGCCCAGGGCTGGGTTGTGTCCGTGGAGGCGCGAAGCGTCAATCACCGCGGGCTCGACATGCGCCTTTCGGTGCCGCGTGAGTGCTCTTGGCTCGAGGCCAAGATCACCGAGCTCATCCGAAAGCGCATGCACCGCGGACGCGTGCAGGTGCGCGTCGAGCTCGACTTCGACGAGGCCGCCGAGGACGTCGAGGTCAGCTATATCGACGAGGCGCGCTTCGGCGCGGTGTGTCACGAGCTTCGTGAGCTGAGCAAGACGACGGCAACCGGCCCGATGACGTTGCGCGACGTGCTCGAGTTTCGCCACGTCTTCGAGAACAAGTCGGTCGCCGAGATCAGCGAGGACAACGCCGCGCTGATGCCTGCCGTCGAGTCGGCCATCGACGGGCTGGTCGACAGCCGCGAGCAGGAGGGCCAGGGCATCGCCGACGACCTGCAGGGTCACCTCGACAGCCTGGGCACAAACCTCGGTCGCCTCGAGGAACTCCTCCCCGAGGAGATGAAGGCCTATCGCGCCCGACTCAAAGAGCGCGTCACCGAGGCGGTCGCCGAGTTTGGCGCCGGAGACATCGACGACGAGAAGCTCGCTCAGGAGCTCGCTTATTACGCCGACAAGGCCGATGTGAGCGAAGAGCTGCAGCGGGCCAAGAGCCACGTCGAGAAGCTCGGCGGGATTTTGCGCGGCGAAGGGGGAGAGGAGGGCGTCGGCAAGACGATCGACTTCTACCTGCAGGAGCTCATCCGCGAGACGAACACGATGGGCTCGAAGAGCAACTCCGCCAAGGGCACCGACATCGTCATCGAGATGAAGTCGACCGTCGAGCGTATGCGCGAGCAGGCCGCCAATATCGAGTGA
- the gmk gene encoding guanylate kinase — translation MKKGVLFIVCGPSGVGKTSLSRQLLEARPQLTLSVSYTTRAPREGEEDGVDYHFVDEETFVEMRDREQFAEWAKVHGNYYGTPVSAILGAWKSDQDVLFDIDYQGAKQLEERFPEEARGVLVIPPSMKILEERLRGRATDAEDVITRRLDAARHELAQFELYDYILENDDFDQALAHLTAIYDACTHLMPLQRDRMLDLLGE, via the coding sequence ATGAAGAAAGGTGTACTCTTCATCGTCTGTGGCCCGTCGGGGGTGGGCAAGACCAGTCTTTCGCGCCAGCTTCTGGAGGCGCGCCCGCAGCTCACGCTCAGCGTCAGCTACACAACTCGCGCCCCGCGCGAGGGCGAGGAAGACGGCGTCGACTACCATTTCGTCGACGAAGAGACCTTCGTCGAGATGCGCGACCGTGAGCAGTTCGCCGAGTGGGCCAAGGTCCACGGCAACTACTACGGTACGCCGGTGTCGGCGATCCTCGGCGCTTGGAAGAGCGACCAGGACGTCTTGTTCGACATCGACTACCAGGGCGCCAAGCAGCTCGAAGAGCGCTTCCCCGAAGAGGCGCGCGGCGTGCTCGTCATCCCGCCGTCGATGAAGATCCTCGAAGAGCGCCTGCGCGGGCGCGCCACCGACGCCGAAGACGTCATCACCCGCCGCCTCGACGCCGCCCGCCACGAGCTCGCCCAATTCGAGCTGTACGACTATATCCTCGAAAACGACGATTTTGATCAGGCGCTGGCCCACCTGACGGCCATCTACGACGCCTGCACCCACCTGATGCCCCTGCAGCGCGACCGCATGCTCGATTTGCTCGGGGAATGA
- a CDS encoding aldo/keto reductase family protein has protein sequence MDQTHSIPRFIYGTAWKEEQTRPLTELALEQGFRAIDTANQRKHYFEAGVGEAIAAKIDEGLVTRDELFIQTKFTYLAGQDHRLPYDPDASFTEQVEQSFASSLEHLQTDHIDSYVLHGPSTRDGLADADREVWRAMERLLDDGRVGAIGASNISAEQLEELVDWAEHPPTYVQNRCFARTGWDLKVRLVCEAHGIHYQGFSLLTANRKELETPPMQDIAQRHERTVAQVVFRFAMQVGMLPLTGTSSEQHMREDLAALDFELTPDEVDTIERIALL, from the coding sequence ATGGACCAGACGCACAGCATCCCCCGCTTCATCTACGGCACCGCCTGGAAAGAAGAGCAGACCCGCCCGTTGACCGAACTCGCCCTCGAGCAGGGCTTTCGCGCGATCGACACGGCCAACCAGCGCAAGCACTACTTCGAGGCCGGTGTCGGCGAAGCTATCGCTGCCAAAATCGACGAAGGCTTAGTCACGCGCGACGAGTTGTTCATCCAGACGAAGTTCACGTACCTGGCCGGCCAAGACCACCGGCTCCCCTACGACCCGGACGCCTCGTTCACCGAGCAAGTCGAGCAGTCCTTCGCAAGCTCGCTCGAGCACCTGCAGACCGACCACATCGACTCGTATGTCCTGCACGGCCCGTCGACCCGCGACGGCCTGGCCGACGCCGACCGCGAAGTCTGGCGCGCGATGGAGCGCCTGCTCGACGACGGCCGCGTCGGCGCCATCGGGGCGAGCAATATCTCGGCCGAGCAACTCGAAGAACTGGTCGACTGGGCGGAGCATCCCCCGACGTATGTGCAAAACCGCTGCTTTGCGCGCACCGGATGGGACTTGAAGGTGCGGCTTGTCTGCGAGGCCCACGGCATCCACTACCAGGGCTTCTCGCTGCTGACCGCCAACCGCAAGGAGCTCGAAACTCCGCCGATGCAGGACATCGCGCAAAGGCACGAGCGCACCGTTGCGCAGGTCGTCTTTCGCTTCGCAATGCAGGTGGGCATGCTCCCGCTAACGGGCACGAGCAGCGAGCAGCATATGAGGGAAGACCTCGCCGCGCTCGACTTCGAACTCACGCCCGACGAAGTCGACACGATCGAACGCATTGCGTTGCTTTGA